The window gaacgtTTAGAGCTAAGAACGTCTCAATGTAAGAACGTCTCAATGTAAGAACGTCTCAATGTGAGAACTCAATGTAAGAAcgtctcaatgtgagaacgtTTAGAGCTAAGAACGTCTCAATGTAAGAACGTCTCAATGTAAGAAcgtctcaatgtgagaacgtcTAGAGCTTAGAACGTCTCAATGTAAGAACGTCTCAATGTAAGAACGTCTCAATGTAAGAAcgtctcaatgtgagaacgtcTTACTGTGAGAACGTTTCACTGTGATTTGAGAACGTTTGGAGAAGAGAACGTCTGTGTGAACAGATCAGCAGCCATTATTTCTCAGcggctttgctgttttttttcatgaagtgAAGATCTGACTGGGCTTTAATgacgactatttatgaatccactgaagATAAAagcgttgatggtttatttagtattttctttgcaaaaattgttcagacgcaatgcattgtggtctatattcgcagATCTAGTGAGCTTGGATGCACACAAGTTTTATGCAGAGACTTTTGGGAGATTTTTAGGACGTTGGATTTTGTAGATTGGGACGGCACTAGAACATGGCGAACGGCCTTTCTAGTGCCGTATTTGGTGCGCAGTGACGGACACAATCGCAGTCAGCCATTTGTGGAACTCTTGGCAGAAGCTGGAGGAGGCGGAACTTAGGGGAGTTCCCATCAGCATGCTGCAGCTCCATCCAAACGGGCGCTTCCTGCTCGTGCACGCCAGAGACGGCCTGCTCAGGATGATGGACCTGCGGATGTGAGGTCACCTGAAGGTCACGTGTCGGTTGTTGCGGTGAAGAACACGGTCTGATGTGTTGGTGTGTCAGTCTGGCAGTGAAGAAGTACTTGGGCGCCACCAACTACCGGGAGAGGATCTGCAGCACCGTGACCCCCTGCGGGACCTGGATCTTCTCTGGTAGCGAGGACGGGATGGCGTACGTCTGGAACGCTGAAACAGGTGCTTCTGCTGGCTCCGCCAGGCAGGTGGGGGTGTTTCAGTGAGCTGAATGGCGAGTGTTTCCTAGGTGACCAGGTGGCGGTCTACTCCGAGCTGGGTTACTCCAGTGCTGTGCACGCCGTCGTCTTCCACCCTCATGAGAACATGGTGGCGTTCTGTGCGTTTGGTCAGGGCCAGCCTGTGCACGTGTACCTGCACGACCACAAAGGTTAGTATGAAGCCCCACCCTCACTGGGACGGGAGGCGCGGCGTGCTCACTTCCTGTTGTTGATAGTTACCCAGTTGCAGAGTCTGACCGCGGCGAGTAGGTCTGCATCGGACATCAGGACGCTCAGGAGCACCCCCGACCCCCCCTCGGGCATGGAGGCTGCGACGCGGGCCCTAAAGCTGCAGAGCATCCAGCAGCGCCTGGATTCGGTTCTGGTAAAAGCTGCAGAACGCTTTGTTGACGTGAATCTGGACGCCAGTAAAGCTCCGCCtcttttctgtctgcagaaCACGCTGGGACAGACCTCTCCAGGCTCCTCCCACGGTCCGGGGGGAGCCACACTGGAACATGCCTCCTATACTTTTGCAAACAGAAGCAGCCTCGGTGCAAGTAGGCGGGGCCTAGCGGCAGACGACGGCGCTGTGAGTCACATGATCCTCTCTACGGTGATGTCGGGGAATCAGTCCCACATGCTGCTCTATTTCAGGTGGAGTTCAGCGCCTCGCTTTCCCCCCGCCTGCATCACGCCAGGACCCCCCCGGCAGGCCGCAGCCGTAAGTGTGGGCTTCACTCCGTGTCCGGGACCCATGCTGGATCTCACAGCTGTGTCGTCTCTCCTTTCAGGGGGGGTGAGTCCGGTCAGTCAGTTCGCCCCAGGACCGTGTGAGCCAATCCAGGTGAGGTTTCAGAGCTCTGCCTCCTCAGTTGTTGCTGAATGACTGAATACTTTCCTCCGTAGCAACGTTTCTCCAGATGGCTGAGCTTGGGCCCCGCCCATTTCCTGACAAACCCCCCTGTGTGCAGGTGGTCTCCCTCTTCGACTACAGAGCGAGTCGTTCAGATGAGCTGAGCCTGCGGCGCGGTGACGTCATCCAGGTGCTGCACAAGGACAACCAGACGTGGTGGTTCGGGCGCATGCGCGGCGGCCTGAAGGGCTACTTCCTGTCCGCTTACGTTGTGGATCAGAGTGAGGCGCTTCCCGGTTCTCGCCGTGCCTCTTCCTGATCCTTCTGCCGTAACGCCTGGACTCTCTGTCCCAGGAGACTTCAGTGAGCAGAACACGGACGCACTGCTGGATGAGGAGACTGCCACGAGGGCCACGCCCACCAGGGTAGGCACGTGCCtagaggagaggaagcgtagaagtagatgagaaaagaggacagaaccccagagcaccatagttaccccagcaccaacttctagcagccttttaaaattaatagttattgttattaagtttaatttaaacacattaatttaaataatctctgaatactaactagtctgataataatcctgtccacagaggaatgttttcagttagGCCTAGgcaataaatcaatcaaatgatcaatctgatcagacagagtatctctgaggtttttaggaccaagtataatgacctcagttttttctgggttcaagaggaggtcattaattgtcatccaggtcttgatgtctctgatgcaggcgttcagtttctctatctggtcattctggtcaggcttcatggataaatacaactgcgtatcgtcggcataacaatgaaaattaatgctgtgtttcctgattatgtttcctaggggtagcatataaagcgtaaacaggatcggtcccaagactgagccctgtgggactccatagttgactcgagtgcactgagaggaatggccatttacattaacgaactgatacctatcagacagataggatttaaaccactggagagcagatcctctgatccctatgtcctgctctaatctatggagtaaaataccgtggtcgatagtgtcaaaggctgcactgaggtccaacaggaccagaatagaaagtagtcccttttctgaggccaataacaagtcattagagactctaactagtgcagtttccgtcctgtggtgaggtctaaaccccgactgaaagtcttcaaagtggctgttgtcctgtaggtggcagtaaagctgcttaactacaactctttctaggattttagaaataaagggcaggtttgatatcggtctatagttggccaagatgctaggatccaaactgggctttttcagtagaggtttaacaactgcatatttaaaagactgtggcacgtaacccgtttccagagaggtatttatcattgttaatatgggatcattaattaggggaaaagtttctttaaaaagtctagtgggaattgggtctaacagacacgttgaggatttggaggacgtaataattgatgttatttccgcttgatccacagcagtgaagcagtccaatgttacagaggtttctatggatgcctccatttctaccgcttcagcctgttctgggctgatagtaggaataacttgatttaacttatgtctaatatttgagattttactatcgaaaaatgtaagaaaatcatcagagctgagagaaacaggaacatgtggttctactgagctctgactgcgagttaatttagctatagtgctaaaaagaaatcttggattgtttccattctctgatattaaggttgaatagtactggcttctagctctacgcagagcttttttataatttaataggctatgtttccaggtattcagagactgctctgaaccggagcggcgccattctctttccaacttacgggtttcttgtttaagagaacgagtttcagcgttaaaccacggtgctactcggttttgtctaacaaacttaggtttcaagggggcaacaacatggagtgtactcctgagggcttgtaaggcatcattaacaaagtggtcatttatactaggactgatactatgggagctggtctcagagtattttctcagaatatcactaagtactggctgaactgtgtgtttaaactcagacacagaacggtcagttaaggttcttctaagctgtttcttattcactgggacagaaggatgttccagtgtaaactggaaggtaatcagaaagtgatcagaaatgatggggttaagaggaaggacactcagctggctgatctctatcccatgggttagaacaaggtccagggtgtgcttatgacagtgagtgggttcattcacactttacAAACACATTACAAACTCCCCTCAACAGGAGTACATTTGGTTTTGGTTCCTGGAATGTTAAGACGCTTCCATTAATAATCAAATGATCCAGCAGGATCACGCCCCCCTGCTGGCCGAGCGGGAAGTGCAACATTTTTATATATGATATATGATATATTTATCATATCATCATATTTTATATGATGTCTGGGTGGTTCTGGACTGGTCCGGACCCTTTGAGAACTTCCCATCAGGCAGTTAAAGTGGTGATTACAGAAGTAACAAATGATAGATCTGACCGTTAAAGATCAACCACAGACCATCGGCTCTGCATCCAGCCATGAACCGGTTTAacatatattaatatatatattgaaCATATTCTGTAATCTGTTGGCGAGACCGTAGTTTTCTgattcaaagacccactccgatggcATCGGTGATTTAACATGTACTGGTGGCCTTTTCTCACAATGGAGAACTTGCATAAAAGAAGATTAAAATgcatatctgagtatttctatattcaaattgttgagcagcaagtgaaatgggcggggccacaagctccctgctcgcTCCGTTCTGGGAAGCCTTTGAAAACAGACCAGAAGAtggtcagtttctttttttattagacATGAACCAAACTCTGCCTTCTCTGCTCATGTTAATGCAAACTAAAGTATTGACTGACTTCATGCTGAACAAAGACCATCTTCCTGAAATCCGGCTTATATTTAACAGGAAGACGGCCGATCCGGATCATTCAGGAATGTCATGATCTAAAGACGGACTTTGTCTGAACTGTTCCTCTCTGACCCCCTCCTGGTTTTCAGGTCTCTGCTGCTGTCAGCTCGTCCGGAGAGCTCAGGTTTCTGTCCGAACCCACTCTGTCAGACACTGAACCAGAACTGACTGACGCCAGGTAAGAAGCTCCTATATCCTCCAGAACCACACAGATCCAGTTACCCCAACACAAACATGTCTGGCTGAGTTCCTGAAGGATCCATTTCTTTCCTGAAAGCAGAACCAGAAGAAAGAAGAAGGTGAAAAAGCCTGGAGTTCCTGTGTCTTCATCTCAGACTACAGTTTCTGACGCAGATACTTCTGGGTCGACCAGAACCATAAGAGGCAGACCTCTGCCACCGAGACCAGCGGGGAGGTCCAACAGGGCCTTTGAGGCCGACACGTAAACTGTGGACAAACCCAGAGAGCCGTTCTGATGTCACTAATACTCCACAGCATTATTGCTGCGTTCTCCGTCAGAAATTACCCAAAGATCTTTGGTGTTTGAGGCTGCAGGTGTTTGTGTGAGGAACAAGAACATTGTGTTcaggaaagttttattttgtactatttacagtaaaaacccgTGAAACAAGCGGCTCCGTGTGAACAGGATTCCTGTCCGCTCTCTGGAGGTTTTTGGGGGAATAATCCCGCTCACCAGACCTAAGCTGTTAAGCAGGAAAAGCTCCGGACAAAGGCCCGTTCTGGCAGGAATGGCGTTCAGATCTTCTCTCCGTGAGCAGAGCGGCTGGCCCCGCCCCTAGATGTTTCCTCAGTCCAGCAAAGGAGTGCTTTCTGCTGTTTGCTGCACGCTGCAAAGACAGAAACTCTCAGACTTCAGGTTGATGAGGAAGATTCCTGATGATGGATCTGACGTTACCTCCCCCGCCGGCGCTCCCAGAGGGAGTACATCCCCAGGAGGAGGGCCTGTGGACAGAGACAGCTTCACTGCACAAAGGGTTAATGATTGATCAGAGCTAATCACATTCATGACTCCTTCAAAGTGGGTCAAAGATGAGGACCCACCCCCGCAGAGTCAGGAGTACTCACAGCCAGAAGGCCCACGCCCCCCTGGATGGTGGCGGCCCACTCAAAGGTCAGATGTTGGGTGATAAGGCCGCCCACAATGGGGCCGTAAAACATTCTGTAAGAGACGACCACACTTCAGGCCAGAAACATCAAAGACATGCAGCGATTCTGTGGTGGGACGCTCACCCCGTGGACCAAAATGCACCAAACAACCCAGAGACCATCCCCAGGGTGCTGAGGCCCTCCTCCAAGCCTTTCTCTCTGCAGAGGAGAGAACACGGTCACACCAGACTCTGATGGCAAAGGAGGCCAGGAGGCGACTCACCGAGCACAGACGATGATCTCCGGGAACGTGGGGATGGCCGTcatccccagagaaaacccgaTTAGGCCCAGCATGAGCACCAGCAACCACAGCTGACTGCACAGCACACAAAGCAGGCATTATGAGGTCAGGACCAGCAGTCTGCCTCCTGACAAGCTTGTGTTTGCTGACAAAACTGTCTTCGCCTCATTGGGATTCATTCAGGTAGATTCCATGAACCAGCAGGTCAAAGGCTGACAGCTGGGTTGGTCGGTGACTGAGGCGGTTCCACCTCCAGGAGGGTCATCAGACTGAAAAAGTCGGTATccagtcctgaaccttgcatttggttAGTGTTCATACCGGAGTCTACCaaaaatttctgtttcaaagcgaagcttgtaaacaaaaccgtGTGACTAAAGAACTCtacagtcattggccaggaattacgagggcgggaCAAAGTAACAGAAAGAATATGGAGTCCTTTTCCGGATACTTCACTGATTCAAACCTTATATTTCACTGACCATCAATTTCAGGTCCAACAAGTTAGAAGTAGTTTTAATGAGCCTGTATTCATGCCACTACACTTCAATGACTTGCTGGGTCTCATCGTCATGTTGGTtccttcctactctgtttacatcccataatgcctGGCTAAGGTGGCTGTTTGGTTCAGTGGCTCTGCATTCAGACTGAACCagagctcagtccgattggaaacgacAGAGATCCCTTCAAAATATGGGtctgagagcggttcctggtcctggacagAGGAGTAGGAGTAGGAGTAGGCCCAGAGGTCAGTACCGCGAGTGGACCAGGGTCCAGAACCAGGGTCCAGGACCAGGGTCCAGAACCAGGGTCCAGGAACCAGGAACAGGAACCAGGACcagcttgggtgtattcagactgaagatGTGTTCTGGATTATGGGTGGAAACGaactggttcactttaagaaccaaatgtgtccagtctgaatacagtcTCAGTCACATGCAACCTTCCGGGGTTAGACCGGCATGGAGGGGGGGCATGGAGGGGGCTGACCTCTACAggtgcagcaggtttttttggGTCGCCCAccggacgtccacacaaactacgctctgattggctcatttctaaaagtcaggctgcagcaaggAGCGTGCACACATCATGCAGTCTGCAAAACATCCGTCccacacgcctgcgtctcacctacgtCACCCCTACGTGTCGCATGAGTGTTCACGGCAGCGTGACgtagaaaaaataaactctACAGTTTACTGAGCGGTCCACCACCTTGACCTGTGGTTCAGCTTTCCCCCCCGCAGACTATAAGGACAGTTGGAACAAGGCCTTCCAGGGTTCTAGGAAGGACCATCTACTCCTCTGTTTCCAGGTTTTCTGTTGCTTTGTTAGCATTTGGTGTTTCCCAACAGACATCCTTAGCTTTTATGGGAACCATAGCAACCACTGTATATTATTAGAATTCTGACTATTGCCAGCCTCGTTCACCTGGTCATTTGTCCTTTTGCTCTAACCGGTCATAAGCGTCCCAAACTCATCTTAGTAGCATTGTACTGTGATGCTCTGATTTCCTCAGACCAACGGCTGAGTCAGCAGGGTTAATTTTGCTCACCTGGAAATGTGAAGGAAAGGGGCGGGACCAAGCAAGCAGAACCCCATCGCTGTGACGATGCCCCCCGTCACCGTGAGTCCGATCCTGGAGTCCTGAGAAGTCTGGAGTTTAGAAGAAGAGAGGTTCTTGACGGGTTTGTGGCTTTGATACTCACAGGGTATTTGTCGGTGAAGTAACCAATCAGAGGTGAGGCCAGACAGTACGGCAAGGACAGGCCCAGCATGATGAGCCCCACGTAGCCCGAGGACAGGTTGAACTGCGTCAGAATCACAAAGTGAGTCTGGACCCCTGGGCCATGGCGGCGCCGGAGCGTCCTCACTGACCGTTTTCATGGCGTACAGCGACAGCGTGGCGTCAAAGAAGCCCAGACCCGAGCTCAGCGTAAAGATCACAAAACAGATCAAGAGGACTTTGACGTGGCTGAGGAGCCGCAGGAACGAGTCCTTGGATGGGTCGGCCTCTGGGGGGGCAGCACAGCTATCAGAGTCTGAGAAAAGGGGGAGAAAATCCCGTCCTGGGGTCTCCTACCGATGGACGGCAGGACATAAAGGTTGAACGGAACCATGATCAGCAGCAGGCATCCAAGGAGCATGAAGGGAACCTCGTATCCGAAAGAGTGGTAGAACCAGCCCCCCACAGGGGGGCCCACGATAAGCCCCAGCCCTGTGAAGACCTCCAAACTGCCCTGC is drawn from Oryzias latipes chromosome 22, ASM223467v1 and contains these coding sequences:
- the slc18b1 gene encoding MFS-type transporter SLC18B1 isoform X2 codes for the protein MDPLGDTRPAEAEPARMSRRQTLTLVSMASVNFSSMLCYSILGPFFPNEAVKKGANQTVVGLIFGCYAICNLIGSLVLGRYIVQIGTKFMLVAGLFVSAGCTIMFGLLDRAPAGPTFIALCFIVRSVDAVGFAAAMTSTFAMTAKIFPNNVATVLGSLEVFTGLGLIVGPPVGGWFYHSFGYEVPFMLLGCLLLIMVPFNLYVLPSIEADPSKDSFLRLLSHVKVLLICFVIFTLSSGLGFFDATLSLYAMKTFNLSSGYVGLIMLGLSLPYCLASPLIGYFTDKYPDSRIGLTVTGGIVTAMGFCLLGPAPFLHISREKGLEEGLSTLGMVSGLFGAFWSTGMFYGPIVGGLITQHLTFEWAATIQGGVGLLAALLLGMYSLWERRRGSVQQTAESTPLLD
- the slc18b1 gene encoding MFS-type transporter SLC18B1 isoform X1; translated protein: MDPLGDTRPAEAEPARMSRRQTLTLVSMASVNFSSMLCYSILGPFFPNEAVKKGANQTVVGLIFGCYAICNLIGSLVLGRYIVQIGTKFMLVAGLFVSAGCTIMFGLLDRAPAGPTFIALCFIVRSVDAVGFAAAMTSTFAMTAKIFPNNVATVLGSLEVFTGLGLIVGPPVGGWFYHSFGYEVPFMLLGCLLLIMVPFNLYVLPSIEADPSKDSFLRLLSHVKVLLICFVIFTLSSGLGFFDATLSLYAMKTFNLSSGYVGLIMLGLSLPYCLASPLIGYFTDKYPDSRIGLTVTGGIVTAMGFCLLGPAPFLHISSQLWLLVLMLGLIGFSLGMTAIPTFPEIIVCAREKGLEEGLSTLGMVSGLFGAFWSTGMFYGPIVGGLITQHLTFEWAATIQGGVGLLAALLLGMYSLWERRRGSVQQTAESTPLLD